A region from the Triticum aestivum cultivar Chinese Spring chromosome 3D, IWGSC CS RefSeq v2.1, whole genome shotgun sequence genome encodes:
- the LOC123073523 gene encoding transcription factor bHLH168-like: MEVKAKPARGGKRTRASVGTAGAPTAKVLMEKKDSEKERRQRMKGLCEKLASLIPNEDNPHADTMTQLGSLDVAAPYIKKLKERVDELQRKRTSTPTTTTTTSSGARSPEGEKYLEASPPVVEVRQPDDSSMEVRLICSTERPIKLHEVITIHEEEGADIVNANHSVAGHKIFYTIHSRAFSTRIGIDVSRISERLRALV, encoded by the exons ATGGAGGTGAAGGCGAAGCCGGCAAGGggtgggaagaggaccagggcaagCGTCGGCACGGCCGGCGCGCCGACGGCAAAGGTACTGatggagaagaaggactcggagAAGGAGAGGCGGCAGCGCATGAAGGGGCTCTGCGAGAAGCTCGCGTCCCTCATCCCCAATGAAGACAACCCCCACGCT GATACAATGACGCAGCTAGGAAGCCTGGATGTGGCGGCACCATACATCAAGAAGCTCAAAGAGAGGGTCGATGAGCTACAACGTAAGAGGACCTCAACACCCACTACAACCACTACCACAAGCAGCGGAGCAAGGTCACCAGAAGGAGAAAAATATTTGGAGGCATCACCACCGGTAGTGGAGGTGCGACAACCTGATGATTCAAGCATGGAGGTGAGGCTGATATGCAGCACGGAGAGACCGATCAAGCTCCATGAGGTGATTACCATCCATGAAGAAGAAGGGGCCGACATTGTCAATGCCAATCACTCCGTTGCTGGCCACAAAATATTTTACACTATACACTCCCGG GCCTTCAGCACCAGAATTGGCATAGATGTTTCAAGAATTTCTGAACGACTAAGAGCACTGGTATGA